Proteins from a genomic interval of Lolium perenne isolate Kyuss_39 chromosome 1, Kyuss_2.0, whole genome shotgun sequence:
- the LOC127348134 gene encoding cullin-1, giving the protein MTTHERKTVDLEEGWAFMQKGITKLKNILEGKPEPQFSSEDYMMLYTTIYNMCTQKPPHDYSQQLYDKYREAFEEYISSMVLPSLREKHDEFMLRELVKRWSNHKVMVRWLSRFFHYLDRYFISRRSLPPLSEVGFTCFRDLVYQEIKGKVKSAVISLIDQEREGEQIDRALLKNILDIFVGIGLGNMECYENDFEDFLLKDTADYYSIKAQTWIVEDSCPDYMLKAEECLKREKERVAHYLHSSSEQKLLEKVQHELLTQYASQLLEKEHSGCHALLRDDKVEDLSRMFRLFSRITRGLEPVSLIFKQHVTNEGTALVKQAEDAASNKKPEKKDIVGLQEQVFVRKIIELHDKYVAYVTDCFQGHTLFHKALKEAFEVFCNKGVSGSTSAELLATFCDNILKKGGSEKLSDEAIEDTLEKVVRLLAYISDKDLFAEFYRKKLARRLLFDKSANDEHERSILTKLKQQCGGQFTSKMEGMVTDLTVARDHQTKFEEFISTHSELNPGIDLAVTVLTTGFWPTYKSFDINLPAEMVRCVEVFKEFYQTRTKHRKLTWIYSLGICHITAKFEAKTIELIVTTYQAALLLLFNGADKLSYSEIVTQLNLSDDDVVRLLHSLSCAKYKILSKEPSNRTISPNDVFEFNSKFTDKMRRIKIPLPPVDEKKKVVEDVDKDRRYAIDASIVRIMKSRKVLGHQTLVMECVEQLGRMFKPDFKAIKKRIEDLITRDYLERDKENPNVYRYLA; this is encoded by the exons ATGACGACGCACGAGCGGAAGACCGTCGATCTGGAGGAAGGGTGGGCCTTCATGCAGAAGGGCATCACCAAGCTCAAGAACATCCTCGAGGGCAAGCCCGAGCCGCAGTTCAGCTCCGAGGACTACATGATGCTCTACAC GACGATATACAACATGTGCACGCAGAAGCCCCCGCACGACTACTCGCAGCAGCTCTACGACAAGTACCGCGAGGCCTTCgaggagtacatctcatccatg GTCTTACCTTCATTAAGAGAGAAGCATGACGAATTTATGTTGAGGGAGCTAGTAAAGAGGTGGTCAAACCACAAAGTGATGGTTCGGTGGCTATCACGTTTCTTCCATTACCTTGACCGATATTTTATTTCACGGAGATCACTTCCGCCATTGAGCGAAGTTGGGTTTACTTGCTTTCGGGATTTG GTATATCAAGAAATCAAAGGGAAAGTAAAAAGTGCAGTGATTTCATTG ATAGACCAAGAACGTGAGGGTGAACAAATTGACAGGGCTCTATTAAAGAACATCTTGGATATATTTGTTGGAATCGGCTTGGGCAATATGGAATGTTATGAGAATGATTTTGAAGATTTCTTGCTAAAGGATACTGCAGATTACTACTCTATCAAGGCCCAAACATGGATTGTGGAAGACTCTTGTCCTGACTATATGTTAAAG GCTGAGGAGTGCTTGAAGAGGGAGAAGGAAAGAGTTGCTCATTATTTGCATTCTAGCAGTGAGCAGAAGTTATTAGAG AAAGTGCAACATGAGTTGTTAACGCAGTATGCAAGCCAGCTTCTGGAGAAGGAGCATTCTGGATGCCATGCATTACTTCGTGATGACAAG GTTGAGGATCTCTCGAGGATGTTCAGACTCTTTTCTAGAATAACTCGTGGACTAGAGCCTGTTTCTCTAATTTTTAAGCAG CATGTTACTAATGAGGGTACAGCATTGGTGAAACAAGCAGAGGATGCTGCTAGTAATAAGAAG CCAGAGAAGAAGGACATCGTTGGTTTGCAGGAACAG GTTTTTGTCCGGAAAATAATCGAACTGcatgacaagtatgtagcatatGTCACCGACTGTTTCCAGGGGCATACTCTTTTCCATAAG GCACTTAAAGAGGCTTTTGAAGTGTTCTGCAACAAAGGTGTTTCTGGTAGTACAAGTGCTGAATTGCTTGCCACATTCTGTGATAATATATTGAAGAAAGGCGGCAGTGAGAAACTCAGTGATGAAGCTATTGAAGATACCCTGGAGAAG GTTGTGAGATTACTCGCATACATCAGTGATAAGGATCTTTTTGCTGAGTTTTACAG GAAGAAGCTGGCAAGGAGATTGCTATTCGACAAAAGTGCTAATGATGAGCACGAAAGAAGCATTCTGACCAAGCTAAAACAACAGTGTGGTGGTCAATTTACTTCAAAAATGGAGGGCATGGTCACTGATCTTACTGTTGCAAGAGATCATCAAACTAAGTTTGAAGAGTTTATAAGCACACACTCTGAATTGAATCCTGGGATAGACTTGGCTGTCACTGTTCTGACAACAGGATTCTGGCCAACTTATAAATCATTTGACATAAACCTTCCTGCTGAAATG GTGAGATGTGTCGAGGTTTTCAAAGAGTTCTATCAAACAAGAACTAAGCATAGAAAACTTACATGGATATATTCCTTGGGTATCTGCCATATCACTGCAAAGTTTGAGGCCAAGACTATTGAGCTCATTGTTACAACTTACCAG GCTGCATTGTTGCTACTGTTCAATGGAGCTGATAAACTTAGTTATTCTGAGATAGTAACACAACTGAACCTGTCAGATGACGATGTGGTGAGGCTGCTTCATTCTCTCTCTTGTGCGAAATACAAGATTCTTAGTAAAGAACCAAGTAACAGAACTATTTCTCCTAATGATGTATTTGAGTTCAACTCAAAATTTACAGACAAGATGAGAAGAATCAAG ATACCTCTACCTCCAGTTGATGAGAAAAAGAAGGTAGTTGAAGATGTTGACAAGGATCGAAGATATGCAATTGATGCATCCATTGTGCGTATTATGAAGAGTCGCAAAGTCTTGGGTCACCAGACACTAGTAATGGAATGTGTGGAGCAGCTTGGTCGCATGTTCAAG CCTGACTTCAAAGCAATAAAGAAACGCATCGAAGATCTTATAACCAGGGATTACCTGGAGAGGGACAAGGAGAACCCAAACGTCTACCGATACTTGGCTTGA